The sequence below is a genomic window from Colletotrichum destructivum chromosome 4, complete sequence.
CTTGGCTGCGCTTGGCTAGGACGGTCGGGTTGCAGAGTTGCCCTCAGgaccctcctctcttccAAGGACGGGCTGGCGGAGGATTTCCTCGTCCTGtttcgtcgaggtcgacatggCGGCCGGGAAGGGGCTGtcccatgccatgccatgccatgccatgccttGGACAGACAttcccacacacacactctcacTCGCGCTAGCAGTCTGGCGTGGCCCAGTGGCCCATGACATGGGATAACGAACGGATAATGCAACAtggcttgcttgcttgcttgctcgcCCTCCATCAAGCCTACATGCCTGCAAGCCTCGCTTGATTTAagctctccctctcccccctcctcctcgactccAAAAAAGGGTTTCTgtttcttccccccctcatCTCTTCATCATCCGCTTCGTGTCTTCACTCATTCTTTGTGTGACTTTCGTTCTCTTTTCGGTTCCGTGTTCACTCTACTTCGTCACGAGCAGGCCCTCGCCATTTACGCCCATCCAGCAATACTAAACCCTTCTATTCTCTTTCGAACTTCCAACGTCCCCGGGCTCTAGTAGTCTCGCAACCATTCAGATATTCCGATAAGAGAAAAATAAAAGAGAAAACATCACAGAAAAAAGAGGAGGCTTTTGAAAGGTCCACCCTaatcgacaacgacaacaacgacaaccgCCGTCAAGATGAAGTTCTCCGCCGTATTAGCactctccgccgccgtcatggcctcggccaagtCGGTCCGCAGCCACTATCCGGTCCGCCGCGATGGTCACAAGAAGGGCGGATCATCTGGTCAACAATCGGGTCTCCCCTCGGGAATGGCTGGATATGGTGTCTCCAACACTCAGATTACCgagatcatcatcatctgGGCGAACCCCGGTGCCGGTGCTCCTACCATCAACATTAACCCGCCCgctggcggtgccgccgctCCTCCCCCGGCTGCCCCCCCCGCCAACCCAGCCGCGCCTCCCGCCGCTCCCCCCGCCGCTCCCCCGGCTGCTGCCCCGGCCACCCACCACGTAGGTTGCTCCTCTAGATCGGTTTTCTCTATGAATCTGCTGACTCTCGCTCAAGGTTACCGTCGGTGGGCCCGCTGGTCTCGTCTTCGTTCCCGATCAGGTCAAGGCCAACGTCGGCGACATGGTTGTTTTCACCTTCATGAGCCAGAATCATACCGTCACGCAGTCCGCTTTCAAGACCCCCTGCGACCCCCTTGCCGGCGGCATGAACTCTGGTTTCATGGCCAACCCCAACAACTCCGTCACCCCGCCTCCCCAGGTCGCCATGCAAGTCATGGTCTCTGAGCCTTTGTGTAAgtcttgccccccccccccccctcccaactTACGCATTCGTCTGTACCGCCTGACTAACATACACACCAGGGTTCTACTGCGCCCAGGCCAACCACTGCGGAAAGGGTATGACCTTCTC
It includes:
- a CDS encoding Putative cupredoxin, translated to MKFSAVLALSAAVMASAKSVRSHYPVRRDGHKKGGSSGQQSGLPSGMAGYGVSNTQITEIIIIWANPGAGAPTININPPAGGAAAPPPAAPPANPAAPPAAPPAAPPAAAPATHHVTVGGPAGLVFVPDQVKANVGDMVVFTFMSQNHTVTQSAFKTPCDPLAGGMNSGFMANPNNSVTPPPQVAMQVMVSEPLWFYCAQANHCGKGMTFSINPTAEKTQALFQSMAIQQKGKGAGGAITGGTPPAAPPAAPPAAPPAAPPAEAPPSAPPAEAPPAANPAAPPASPGAGDIQKGTGQMNGNGACVCAVTCSVGSFPAMGAQGVGSFGGMAGSLPMNMMEA